In the genome of Hypanus sabinus isolate sHypSab1 unplaced genomic scaffold, sHypSab1.hap1 scaffold_757, whole genome shotgun sequence, the window ggaggagtgttgtggaagaaagggacctgggaatacaagtccttaattcactgaaagtggtatcacaggtagatagggatggaaagaatgatttcagcccattgcccttcatgaaccaaagtactgataacaatagatggatgttatgttgacttctagaagacatttgtgaggcctaatttggagtattgtgtgcagttttggtcacctacctacaggaaagatgtaaacgaaGTTAAGatatttcagagaaaattcacaaggatgttgccatgtctggaggacttgggttataaggaaagattgaacaaatcaggactttattccttggaatgcagatgattgaggggagatttgattgtgatatggAGGCACAGATACtgttaatgcaagctggctttttccacaaagattgggtgggacgacaaccagaggccatgggttaagggtgaaaggtgaaatgttaaggggaacatgaggggaaacttcttcacacagatggtcatccggctgtggaatgagcagccagcacaagtggtgcatgcgagctcgatttcaacatttaagaggtttgtttggtacctggatggcagaagtgtgggagtgggctgtttaaatagttcagcacaaactagatggcccaaagggcctgtttctgtgttgaaattttctatgattgtgacaacaatctgaaataatacaaaaattcactcttaagtacttttaacagctgtgtggactaaccagtcatctcagcaggaattttttatatggcgttaaaactgtggcactttaagttaataatacataaaagaagatcCCAACTGCACGTCAAGAAatactatttgtgtgagagtgtttcagttactgtggggccaggcacccatgcagctcagcaggaacagggaataataccaatggagagagtcagactgagccaggtcacagattggagacggcaggaatgccccattcttatagagacaggaagagcatcagagaattgatggtcattccagataccagcactctgcccagttagAAGTTGAtatctctgtccaacttgggtagaacctcactgtaacagtgtgataccagatcaaaccttggcaactcatgtAATCTCAtcagaaatgttgtcctacacccattgatggattttgtaaatctttttacaggttaaaaatgagaaggaatttgtctccaggaagctcaaacacagcacaacagttttgctgtctctgtctagatatttaagaagtggagcgagggattcaatcgatcatccttcctgctcagactgtggggagagattcactcggtcatttgaccaactggcaacccgtcattttacacaggagaaaggcctttcacctgctcagtcagtgggaatggattcactcggttatcacaattgaaggtacatcagcaagttcacactgggcaaggccattcaactGTTCTctgtgtgagaaggggttcagtcggtcatcccacctgtggacacaccagtcagttcacaccacactgggcagaggctggtcatctgctgaatttctgggaaaggattcactcagtcatctgacctaatggctcaccagcgagttcacactggggagaaaccgttcacctgctcagtctgtgggaaaggatttacacagtcatctaccctactggtacatcagcgagttcacactggggagaagccgttcacctgctcggaatgtgggaagggatttaatcagtcatcccaactacagagacatcagcgagttcacactggggagaagccgttcacctgcacagtctgtgggaagggatacgctgactcttccaccctgcagagtcatcagcgagttcactctggagagagaccgttcacctgctcagaatgtgggaagggattcactgatccatccaccctacagagtcatcagcgaattcacactggagagaagccgttcacctgctcagtctgtgggaagggattcactcagtcatcccacctacggagtcaccaacgagttcatactggggagaggccgttcacctgctcagtctgtgggaagggattcactcggccattccacctacagagtcatcagcgagttcacactggggagaggccattcacctgctcagtctgtgggaagggattcactcagtcatccgacctactggtacatcagcgagttcacactggggagaagccgttcacctgctcagtctgtgggaagggattcactctgtcatctaccctactggtacatcagcgagttcacactggggagaagccgttcaactgctcagtctgtgggaagggattcactctgtcatctaccctactggtacatcagcgagttcacactggggagaagccgttcacctgctcagtctgtgggaagggattcactcgttcatcccacctacggagtcaccagcgagttcacagtggggagaagccgttcgcctgctcagtctgtgggaagggattcactcggtcattcaccctacagagacatcagcgagttcacactggggagaagccattcacctgctcagtctgtgggaagggattcactcggtcattcacactacagagtcatcagcgagttcacactggggagaggccgttcacccactgagaatgtgggaaaggattcactcagtcattccacctactggcacacctgtcagctcacaatggggagtggccattgttatgaatccctaggttttgtttgctgtggactgtcattttaagagagagagagagagagagagattaagaaggcaaatcagtctgacttgcagcttgtttacatcgtgtgcagcttgtttagttttaaccgaggacacagacactcagagtcagacggagacgaaggaggaaaaatggaaggattgaaaccagggaactagtggccaagggtcactgtttggaactttcctttgCCCACAAGGGTGGATTCACCttacatcgaatgtgtggctgtcacctcatttgatccataggagtggatctgatttggggtatcctgtggagactacttatgtgttaaccattgcctggctgtggtgtggtaattcattaAGACGATACCCCTTATGACAAGTCACTTcgggtgataattagtatgtggatttggaaggatgacagataaaatctacagtgacTGTTGGTCTCATTTTACCACCATGAAAACTGTGGAAtatgacataattgccttctctcaacatttaccctggattacaaatatctctctctcatcacctattatgtagttgaactgaactttcatactttaccatctcaagactccaagtcttgtttcccccgagctcaatagtttgggagttttaGTTATACACATTTATACACATTTATACACACAACActctcgaggaaatctgcagatgctggaaattcaaacaacacacacaaaatgctggtggaacacagcaggccaggcagtatctataagaagaactgttgatgtttcaggctgagacccttcgtcaggactaactgaaaggaaagatactaagtgATATGAaggtagtggggggagggtgaaatacgaaatgataggagaagaccagaggtggtgggatgaagctaagagctggaaaggtgatgggCGAacatgatacagagctggagatgggagaggaccattggacaggaggcctcgggagaaagaaaggtggggggaagcaccagagagacatggaaaacaggcaaacaattaaatatgtcagtgatggggcaagaagtggaagaggggcattaacggaagttagaaaagtcaatgttcattccatcaggctacccagccagtctataaggtgtcgttcctccaacctgagtttggattaattttgacagtagaggaggccatggatagacatatcagaatgggaatgggacgtggaaatgaaatgtgtggccactgggagtagtctgttgctgctggttcgtttctaaagcgttacggtttgtaacaaaatggggcctgTGTCTGGGATAGgaacaaatttaaggattgatttaatatcgatttcattggggaaatcccttttgatttatttgtgtgtggaaaatcagcagcaatggatgttgatagatatctggaacCTCTCCggcattagaggacaccagaaggattgagttgttgagtattgctaaaaTGTTAATAATCGCtcaggtgaaattgacaatgaggagggcacagctGCAGacgataatagctgaacattatgtatctgagggtgtgtttaaagtggaggagttggagtttcctgaaagtaaacctcatGAGCTTGAGCTCCCGTAGAAGTTAGAacaattaaagatggaggctccggaaaggcagaggcagtttcaggctggagaggcagaaaagcagaaagaaaagttctcttacaaagtgtaattaaggggaaggcttagcaagcctattctgctttgacagttgctgaagcagctgcttatttacttatttatgctgccccagtcatcgccactgggctataaatgtgcaggagcagtgtgtggttcagtgctttgctcaaggacacacacgctgcctcggctgaggctcgaactcatgaccttcagatcgcgagttcaacaccttaaccacatggcCACGTATTATGACCACAtattatgacatagtgaaacaggctgtgctcaaagcttacgggttggtcccagaagcagacaggcaaaagtttagaaatttaaagaaatctgtgaaccagatatacggaatttgcttatgagaaatttgtgtcTATTGACTACTGGTCcacatctgaacatgtaaatgatgattttaacagcttgagagagttggttttaattgaagaattccgaaggtgcgtccctgatgacataaagatgtatttagatggaaatgatgctgccactccgcaggaatctgctggattagcagatcagtttgctttaactcatgaagttatgtttaccctgaataagagtttccaaaaggcacttgtcaagttgtgggtaaacctaatgagctcaccccagtggcctgtacctgcattcggtgaacccttttccaaagttatagtggattgtgttggcccattgccaaagactaaagctggccatcagtatctgctaactattatgtgtactacatccagattcccagaggcaatgcctctcagaaatattaaagctaaaactgtggtgaaggctcttaccaagattttcactttattcgatttgtctaaagaaatacagtctgatcaaggatgtaATTGTATATCTGCATTATTcaagcaggtagtttatgaattGGAAGCAAAACAGATTGCATCATTTGCATACCATCCGGAACCAGaaggggctttagaaagatttcattctaccctcaaagcaatgattaagacatattgtgttgaaaatggaaaagactgggatgaaggaatatatttgctttcgtccacagaaagagagtcagtacaggaatcactgggctttactccatttgaGCCCTTTGATCTTGTTAAAGGTACAGtagattgatggggatgtacatgttaacttgttagactgtGTTTTGAAGTCCAAAAATAAACTATACCAAGCCTGTAGTCcagcgagacaaaacttaaagatttctcaaaacaaaatgttggTTTGATAACAGCGCTcgagaaagaaaataccaggtgggggataaggtgcttgccttatgttgacgaatccacttcaggtgaaattcaatagactgtatgaaatagtctcccaaattaatgatgtgaattatgttaataAAACACCGGGCTGATGTTAACTAACACAGGTggttagaaggtttctgggaatggatggatattaccgtaagaactttgctgctatcgctcttcctctgaccaatctcctgaagaagggtgaaaagtttgtttggaccgagccttgtcagaaggcatttgattgattgttatcagtatttcagattaggccaatcaatgtactgctgtcagcaaaatttaattagcagattggagctgtgggtggcaacacaagtcatgggtgcacagagagtaaaggagaaggccaaagagacaaccctgtggggtatgtgtgctgagggtcagagagacagaggagagggagcccactcttaccacctgctggcgatctgacaggaagtccaggatccagcgacacaaggcagggtgaaggccgaggtctctgagcttcttgtggaTACTTCACGCATTcatatggctactgctctgcccatgactgcaagggactgcaaggaactgcagagaacatcagagaaacaagcctcccctgcatggactcttcctacacttcccctgcctcggaaaagcaggccatgtactcaaagatcctcacaaccacagacattcttgctgcaaacctgcTCTCCCattgggaagagatacaaaagccttaaagtgcgtaacaccaggctgaaggacggcttcctgtctgcagttataagccaaatgaatgataaaatggactcaacctcacaatgtaactggacgtgaccctgcaccatatgtccatctgcaccgcactttctctgcagccataatgctttgttacagtgattatTTTGATGTATATCAGCTCAGTGTACAGTTGAAATGTATCCATCTGTCTGGAtggtatgtcaggcaagattttcactgtagctcagtacatgatgataataaaccaatttcccagtttaattgtgtggaaatattagacagactgagcttctgctctggaaccacagaaggaaactgaactgttgtaatttctgtggaaagcaaatatatggaaaatgcttcaatctcacattacgatctgcagtaactgggatcaggtgaccggtggtgggtctcccagatcaatatcagaatcaagtttaatagcaccggcatgtgtcatgaaatttgttgtccctgCGGTAGCAGcagaacctaattcataacaatagttttgaaaaattgtgatttaaaataagaatatacatatatatagtacaaaaatagagaaaaaaagtgataagctattttaattgtgtggagcaatttgactgactgggtgttgctttggaaattctgaagtgaagctgaactaaactttacacatttatgagaagcgcaGATAAATAcaaaaggctaaattctcacataaacgggtcagacacccagaaacattggcagcacttcagcacctcaaaacagtggaatgaaacatgcagaaactATTACAGAGATAAAAGCACTgtccacccacaacgagaggacgtgacagatccggatctcactgact includes:
- the LOC132390068 gene encoding zinc finger protein 229-like — encoded protein: MAHQRVHTGEKPFTCSVCGKGFTQSSTLLVHQRVHTGEKPFTCSECGKGFNQSSQLQRHQRVHTGEKPFTCTVCGKGYADSSTLQSHQRVHSGERPFTCSECGKGFTDPSTLQSHQRIHTGEKPFTCSVCGKGFTQSSHLRSHQRVHTGERPFTCSVCGKGFTRPFHLQSHQRVHTGERPFTCSVCGKGFTQSSDLLVHQRVHTGEKPFTCSVCGKGFTLSSTLLVHQRVHTGEKPFNCSVCGKGFTLSSTLLVHQRVHTGEKPFTCSVCGKGFTRSSHLRSHQRVHSGEKPFACSVCGKGFTRSFTLQRHQRVHTGEKPFTCSVCGKGFTRSFTLQSHQRVHTGERPFTH